A single window of Bacteroidota bacterium DNA harbors:
- a CDS encoding ATP-dependent Clp protease proteolytic subunit, whose product MVEDFLKFSKSLQVPGEIYSRPFQEQPLGALVPMVVEQTTRGERAYDIFSMLLKQRIVMIGTPINDQIANLAVAQLLYLASEDPDRDINIYINSPGGVVYSGLAIYDTMQFISTPIATICVGLAASMGSVLLAAGTHGRRASLPNSRIMLHQPSGGSQGTAADIEIQAREILWLKKRLYEILAEHSGRTYEQLQEDSERDYWLSATEAQEYGLIDNVLKPSKSTDASKNGKE is encoded by the coding sequence ATGGTTGAAGATTTTCTGAAGTTCAGTAAGAGCCTGCAGGTCCCAGGCGAAATTTATAGCCGGCCGTTCCAGGAACAGCCCCTTGGCGCCCTTGTGCCGATGGTTGTTGAGCAAACAACCCGCGGTGAACGCGCCTATGATATTTTTAGTATGCTGCTCAAGCAGCGGATCGTTATGATCGGTACGCCGATCAACGATCAGATTGCCAACCTTGCGGTTGCACAGCTCCTCTACCTTGCCAGTGAAGATCCGGATCGTGATATCAACATCTACATCAACTCCCCCGGTGGCGTAGTGTACAGCGGTCTTGCGATTTATGATACCATGCAGTTCATCTCCACGCCTATTGCCACCATCTGTGTGGGCCTTGCGGCGTCTATGGGGTCTGTATTGCTTGCTGCAGGTACACATGGCCGGCGTGCTTCGCTGCCAAACTCTCGTATTATGCTGCACCAGCCTTCGGGTGGTAGCCAGGGTACGGCTGCGGATATCGAAATCCAGGCGCGAGAAATTCTGTGGCTCAAGAAACGCCTCTACGAGATTCTTGCCGAGCATTCTGGCAGAACGTACGAGCAGCTGCAGGAAGACTCCGAGCGTGATTATTGGTTGAGTGCAACCGAGGCCCAGGAATACGGCCTCATTGATAACGTGCTTAAGCCAAGCAAAAGCACTGATGCCAGCAAGAATGGCAAAGAATAG